The following proteins are encoded in a genomic region of Desulfosporosinus youngiae DSM 17734:
- a CDS encoding sulfite exporter TauE/SafE family protein, with amino-acid sequence MNIVALILIVLMASTLQAATGFGFAIMAIPFLLLLFDPRDAIQLNIILCFLISLIMVYKIRREINREILIRLIKGGIIGILPGLGLFIFLDVRPLKLLVSILILVITALLVAKIKFQQSKLKELIVGAFSGLLTTSIGLPGPPLMIYFAGAKADKATIRGTTIAYFVFVSPISLLLQLSMYHISTGVWTATLWSIPFLWLGVFLGQWLFDRLDQHRLQIIIYFLLFCTGLYLLLTTL; translated from the coding sequence TTGAATATAGTTGCTTTGATTTTAATAGTATTAATGGCGTCTACCTTGCAGGCTGCAACAGGATTCGGATTTGCGATTATGGCCATTCCGTTTCTGCTCCTCTTATTTGATCCCCGCGATGCGATTCAGTTGAATATTATACTTTGTTTTTTAATCTCTCTCATAATGGTTTACAAAATCCGCCGTGAAATCAACCGGGAGATTCTCATACGTTTGATCAAGGGCGGTATAATAGGAATTTTGCCGGGACTTGGGCTTTTTATCTTTTTAGACGTGCGGCCCTTAAAATTATTGGTGAGTATCTTAATCCTGGTCATAACCGCTTTATTGGTTGCTAAAATCAAGTTCCAACAGAGTAAACTTAAGGAGCTGATCGTTGGAGCATTTTCAGGCTTACTCACCACAAGCATAGGTTTGCCCGGTCCGCCCCTGATGATTTATTTTGCCGGAGCAAAAGCGGATAAGGCGACAATACGAGGGACAACAATCGCTTATTTTGTGTTCGTTTCTCCGATTAGTCTGCTGCTTCAACTTTCCATGTATCATATTTCAACGGGTGTTTGGACAGCAACCTTGTGGTCCATTCCCTTCCTTTGGCTGGGGGTATTTTTGGGCCAGTGGCTATTTGACCGACTTGATCAACATCGTTTACAAATAATAATCTATTTCTTACTTTTTTGTACGGGTCTGTATTTGTTGCTCACAACCCTGTAA